GGGTTCTTCCTTGTGGACAAACAGATGTTGAATCGCATGCGCAAAGGCGCGGAACAGATTGCGGTTCCCCCACGGGCCGGGGAAGAAGGTCGTCGCTTTCGGCTGCGGTTCCCCTTTGACCTGACAGGCGAAATTCCAGCGTACGCCGTTGGAACCGATCTTGAGCATCGTCGCCCGGAAGCCGTCTTTGTATTCCAGCAGAATGCCGTGCGGCTCTGATTTACCTTCCTTGCCAATCGGATCAAAGAGCCCCCGTTTCGCATTCCCCAGTTCGGCCTGCATGGCGGCTTCCGCCAGCTTCATCGACCAGCGCCCCTCTTTACCCGCTTTGATCAGGTCGTCCCCTTTCAAAAACTGGACGGACGAAATGCCGGTCTCCCCCCCTTTGCGAAATTCGACCATCGACTGCAGCACTTCGAGCCCGTGAATGTCATACTTCTCGATCGGCCCGCCATGAATGGAGACGGCGTCTTCCAGTTCCGTCCCCTCGGGAATCTCCAGCGGAATCGTGCGCTGTGCTAAAGGCACCGAACTGCCGACCATCATCGGGAACTCATACTTCCGCGACGTATCATACATCTCCCGCGCCCAGTCCCAGCGATAGGAATAGTGCTTGTCGCTGAACAGAGGCACGAAGCGGTCCGACTGTTTCATGACCTTCACGATTTCATCAAAGAACCGTTTGCGGGGATACTTGGTCTGCCCGAATTTCGTATCGGGATAATCGCCGTGCTCGCCAATCGACAGGACGGCATCGACGGCCAGTTCATCGCCGCCTACGCAGAGCGCTTCGCGGATTGTTTTATAAATAGGAATGTCATACTTTTGGGCAACGCCCCGCGAGAGATCGCGGTCGGTAAACTGATCGCCATAAAACGAGAGCACATCACACTGCGGCTGCTGAATCTTGCCATTAAACAGATACGGACCCAGGAAGGGATGCAGAATATGATACGCGTGCGAACAATAAAAAAACTGCGTATAGATGGCCGCCACTTTAGGCCGTTTCGTTTCCGCGGCACCGAGATCCGATTGCAGCCAGTTCAAACCAGCAGACCCAGCCATCGCGGCGGCTCCCAGTTTCAAAACATCACGGCGGGACAGAGAATCAGACAAACGCTGCGGAAGGAAAGCATCAGACATGAGGGGCAGACTCCTATGGTGGGACAATTCAAGGCGAGACTCTGCCCTCTATCGTATCAAAACTTTGACATGTCTCCACCCGTTTTTGGGGGAGGTGCGGGATTTTCTGGTGGAATTCTGAGTGGGAGAAAATGTATATCGCATCCGAACAACTGGTCATTCTAGAATGTCAATAAACCATTGGCTTACTCTATTGTGCCGGATCAGCGCCTAAATCAGACCTGACGCCTGTGATTCATTACTTGAATCAGCCTTGCATTTAAAATGAAATATTTCTGAAGTCGATCCTGCTCAGTCTGGAAAGTAACTTTGATGGCTAAGTTTTATATTACCTATGACATAGAAAATGTTAGTATTGTCCGGATCGTTAATTTCCTGGTCTCTTACAAAGTTATGTCACTTGCAGAAGCTGTTACGTCATTAGTTCCAAAATACAACAGCGGAGAAACCGTTGTCATTGAGATTCAAGACGAAGAGCTGGCTGCGAGATTTAGAGACGATCTAGATTCTGATCGATGGAATTATCGATACGAATAGGGAAATGAAACCGGAAGATATACGCAGATTGCCAAAAAGACATATACAGAGTTTTAATAATAAAAACCGATCAGGTCTTTATTTTCACTCGCTGCTGCATCGACCCATTTGAAGAAGTCATTTTGGGCCAATAAAATCCCTTGATCAGGGTGTTCCAACTCTTCTGTCTCTACGCTTAGTTTCTTACATTCATCGCGAGTAAGATATCCAATGTAGGGGAAATCATCTCCCAAAGAGATCGTGGGAATTGGGGCACCACGATTTACGAGTGGTAAAACGTACTTTACTTTTTCCAGAAAATCATAATGAACTGATGCGAATCTGTCTGTATCCATCGTTTCGCCGCCGACAAATTGACAGAGATATTCCAATCCATATCCTACCATATGCCGATCCTCTTCACTGATCGGGGCCCCAGATACCAGATGCTCTAAGCCTGTTTTTACATTAAAATCTTCTTCTTCCCATTCATCCTCATCATGTTCATCTAAAAAATGTTCTTTCAGTTCATTGAATAAATCAGAATCTTTGGAATTAACAACACGGCTGATTTGATTCTGATCGACAAGATAAACGACCAGGCTGTAACTCATAAAAAAACCCTTTGTGATAAAGTCAGACGCCCTGCTCAAGCCCGAGTGTTTCTCTTATAACCAGAGCAGCCGCTAACTTTTCAGGTAACGTTGGAAATTCGAGACCTTTCTTCAGAGCGATCAGGCATAAAACCGTCTGAAATTTCGCGACACAGAATTTGAAATGTCCTTTTTTGATGTAGGGATCAACCGATTCAAAGTAGAGAGTCAGAGACTCCTCCATCGCATGTTCAAACTCTTCTTGATCATGCGTTTCAATGGCATCCCAGATTTTTAACAACAGCTTCGGCCTCTTCAGCCGGCATTTTTTGATGACCGCTCTCACGTCGTCTGCTTCACAAATCGGTTCGGGAGCCAGGCTGGATGCCACTAATTTGAAAACAAGCAGCACCTCTTTTTCTTCTGTATCGGTATCTTCAATTTCGTAATCTGATGTGAGCCAGGAACAAAGCTTCGCCACATTTTGCCATTGCTCTAAGAGAGCCATGAACAGCATGCCATAAAGGAACGGTTCGAACCATGATAATTCTCTGTTTTTCTCAGACTCACTCAACCCTGGATAGAGTTCACCTTCCTGCCACCAATTGCCAAAAAAATAATCCCGTGTTGCATCGACTCCCTGTTGCATATATCGTTCGGGAGTAACGGCTCTAGGAAATTCCAAGTGCTTGCAACACAAGATCTCAACCAGTCTGTTGATTTTACTAATGAGTAATGCGGTAGATGTTTTGCGATATTCGTACTCTTTAATTCTGTTAATACTGCTCCTTGTGGCTTTTTCTATAGGTTCTTGAGGAATAAAGTCGAATAAACAATAACGTTTACCAACTGGTTTTGTTGATTCGAGAAACGCCTCGATTTTCTGATCCACTTCTTTCATCAGGCGTGCATAACGTTCCTCAAAACGTTGTAAAAATCCGTCCGAATCCAGTTCCAGACATCCACATTCAGGAATGGGTTCTGCACGCAGCGACGCCAGCATTACCCGGGCATCTGCCCAGAAGTCATCCATCGTTTGAATCAACTCGAGATCTGTATCTGGTCCTACGGGATTTGCAGCTGGACCTACTCGTTGATAAAAATCAGGTGTGATCACAGGTGTCAGCATTCGCATATCTGTGGTCGCGATTGTGATGGTTGAATCCACGTTATAACGTACGAATTCAAATCCTGCTGTACCTACCCATTTATAGATCAGGGCTTCAATTCGTTCCTGCGGATGGTAGTAGGCAGAGCAATAATAATCGGGAGTGTTTGTTACCCGAGGTCTGACGGGAGCTGTTTTAAATAATCCTATTGGAACAAACGCTTCGTTTTCGAGCCATTCTTGAATATCAGGTACAAAGTCTGCAAACCCCCAGCGAATACGTCTCGTCTCAGTTAAGGACCTCGTGGGAGGATATATTTTGGCCAGGGACTCTTTTAAAGAAATGATTTCACTAAATTCATTAAATAATTGAACCGTGCTTTTATTCATGTTTTCTAACTCTAATGCTTAGTTTTTTTGAATATCTACCTTGGACCGATATCCGAATTCAGTCCGCAGGTTTATCTGTAATCTACCGACTCAAACTGTACTTGCATACCCTTTGATATGAAGTCGATGTTAAGACCCACATTTTTCAATACAGGATTTACTGAGAGTGATCAATTTGCAGGCATTGCGCACTTTTGCAATTTCTAACACCAATATGTCATAATGCGTCCCAGACAAACCTGCTTTTAATTAACCTAGAAAGACGCGCTTTATGACGACTGCGATTAAACTGATCGACGCCACGCTGCATCGGACGGAAACTCAAACGCGGATGCCGTTTCGGTTTGGGATTGCGGTGATGACGGCGGCGCCGCATGTGTTCTTGCGGTGTCGGTTTGACATTGATGGCACGGTTGTTACCGGCATCGCGGCGGACGGGCTGCTGCCGAAGTGGTTTGATAAGTCGCCTGAGAAAGAGGCCGCGCAGGAGATCGACGAGATGCTGCTCGTCATTCGGCGGGCCGTCGGGTTTGCGCGGGAGGTCTCGGCTGCGTCGGCGTTTGAATTCTGGCAACAGGTGTATCAGGCCCAGGTGAAATGGGCCGCGGAAGAGGGGTTTCCGTCGCTGCTCGCGCAGTTTGGCGTCAGTATGGTCGAGCGGACGTTGCTCGATGCACTGGCGCGAGCCGAGGGTTGTTCGCTGGCAACGCTGCTGCGGGAGAACCGCGTCGGCCTCGATCTGGCGGCGATTCACCCCGAACTGGCAGGACACACGCCGGACGAATTTCTGCCCGCGCGGCCTTTATCCAAGATCATCGCTCGGCATACGGTGGGACTCTCCGATCCGCTGACGGCGGCCGACCTGACGCCCGAAAACCGCATCGACGATGGGCTGCCGCAAACGCTGGAAGACTGCATTCGCTGTTACGGACTGTATCACTTCAAGCTGAAAGCACAGGGGGACGTCGAACGGGATCTGGAACGGCTGCGGGCCGTCGCCCGCGTCATCACCCAACATTGCGGCACCCGGTTTGGTTTCACGCTGGACGGCAACGAGCAGTATCGCGAGTTCCCCCGCTTCGTCGAACTCTGGGACCGCATTCAGGCTGACCCGTTGTTGAAAGAATTCTTTAAACAACTGATCTTCATCGAACAACCCCTGTATCGCGATGTGGCCCTCGATCCTGCGATCGCAAACATTGCCGACTGGAAAAACGGTCCCCCCGTGATCATTGATGAATCCGACGCCACGCTCGGTGCGCTGGCCCAGGCACTCAAACTGGGTTACGCGGGCACGAGCCACAAAAACTGCAAAGGCATCATGAAAGCGGCCGCCCATCGCTGTCTGATCAACTATCGTAATGCGACGGAAAAGACGAGCCGCTATCAGATGAGCGGCGAAGATCTGGTGAATATCGGCCCCGTCGCCTTACTGCAAGACCTGGCGGCGCAGGCGGCACTCGGCAACACCTCGGTCGAACGCAACGGCCACCACTACTTCAACGGCCTGACCCCGTTCCCGCAGGAGATCAGCCAATTGATGCTGCAGCAGCACGGCGACTTGTACACAACGATGGACGATGGCTTCGCCCGCGTCAACATCACCGGCGGCGAACTGGATCTGACGACTATCAACGCGGCCCCGTTTGGAGTCGGCGTGGAGATCCCGATGGACGGAATTCAGGAACTCTCGCTCTGAAGGACCGGACTCATTTCAAAGTGAGCGGGTCGGCGCTAGCCGCCGTTTGTGTGTTGGGAATGCTGGTTCAAAAACGGTGGCTAGCGCCATTCCGCTCACAAAACCAGTATGCAGAAACCGTTCGAAATTGTTCTGTTATTTCGAGACCAATTTGTAGGGGCGGGACCCATGTGTCCGCCCGCCTGGTGATGTGCGATCCCATTTCAGACTTCAAATGGAACCGGAAAAAAACATCGAACCATGCCACACAAACCACGTCGATACTGCGGGTCGATACATGGGTCGACCCCTACCACAAAGTGAGCGGGTCGGCGCTAGCCGCCGTTTGTGTGTTGGGAATGCTGGTTCAAAAACGGTGGCTAGCGGCATTCCGCTCACAAAACCAGTATGCAGAAACCGTTCGAAATTGTTCTGTTATTTCGAGACCAATTTGTAGGGGCGGACCCATGTGTCCGCCCGCCTGGTGATGTGCGATCCGATTTCAGACTTCAAATGGAACCGGAAAAAAACATCGAACCATGCCACACAAACCACGTCGATACTGCGGGTCGACACATGGGTCGACCCCTACCACAAAGTGAGCGGCACGGCGCCTGGCGCCGTTTGTGTGTTGGGGTCGCTGGTTCAAAAACGGTGGCTCGCGCCGACCCGCTCACAAAACCAGTATGCAGAAACCATTCGAAACCTGATCGGGCTGGTGATACAACGATCACTCGTTTTTCCTTACGCCACCTGACTATTTTCCGGGAATCGCCGCTCGCAGGCTCGTATGTTATATGGCTCGCCTTAGAATAGAAGCTGTCGCCTCGGGGATCGTTTTCGTGGCGACAGATAAAAACTAACTTCTGAATGATGCAGCAACGATGGACGTAGCAACCTTACAATATCTGCTGGGGATGGTGGGCACGGTCGCTTTTGCGGTAACCGGGGTGCTGGCGGTGACGCCGCGGGGCATTGATTTGTTCGGCGCGTGCGTGCTGGGTTTGATCACGGCCATCGGGGGCGGCACGATTCGCGACTTGATCCTGGGAGTCCCCGTCTTCTGGGCGGCTGACCTTAACTATATCTGGGTCGCGCTGGCGGCCAGTTTTGTGGCCTTTCTCACCGAGCGCCTGCTGACACGCAAGGAGATCTATCGCACGATGCTGTACCTCGACGCGCTGGGTCTTTCCATGTTTGCGATCCAGGCAGCGCAAAAAGTGATGTGGATCGAGTTCGGCATGCCCCTCGCGCCGATCCTGATGGGCGTGCTGACGGCAATCGGCGGCGGCCTGTTGCGCGACGTCCTCGCCGGTCAACCAACACTGTTGATGCGCCGCGAACTCTATGCCATCCCGGTCACCTGCGGCTGCGTGCTGTATGTCGTCGGCCTGAGCTGGCTCCCCGCGTATCCTGTCGAATTCGGAATTACCTGTTCGCTCTTCATTTTAGTCCTGCGCAGCGCCGCGATCTACTGGGACCTGCATGTGCCCCTCTGGTTAACGACTCAGTCGAGGGAAAA
This genomic interval from Gimesia alba contains the following:
- a CDS encoding enolase C-terminal domain-like protein, whose translation is MTTAIKLIDATLHRTETQTRMPFRFGIAVMTAAPHVFLRCRFDIDGTVVTGIAADGLLPKWFDKSPEKEAAQEIDEMLLVIRRAVGFAREVSAASAFEFWQQVYQAQVKWAAEEGFPSLLAQFGVSMVERTLLDALARAEGCSLATLLRENRVGLDLAAIHPELAGHTPDEFLPARPLSKIIARHTVGLSDPLTAADLTPENRIDDGLPQTLEDCIRCYGLYHFKLKAQGDVERDLERLRAVARVITQHCGTRFGFTLDGNEQYREFPRFVELWDRIQADPLLKEFFKQLIFIEQPLYRDVALDPAIANIADWKNGPPVIIDESDATLGALAQALKLGYAGTSHKNCKGIMKAAAHRCLINYRNATEKTSRYQMSGEDLVNIGPVALLQDLAAQAALGNTSVERNGHHYFNGLTPFPQEISQLMLQQHGDLYTTMDDGFARVNITGGELDLTTINAAPFGVGVEIPMDGIQELSL
- a CDS encoding DUF7691 family protein; its protein translation is MSYSLVVYLVDQNQISRVVNSKDSDLFNELKEHFLDEHDEDEWEEEDFNVKTGLEHLVSGAPISEEDRHMVGYGLEYLCQFVGGETMDTDRFASVHYDFLEKVKYVLPLVNRGAPIPTISLGDDFPYIGYLTRDECKKLSVETEELEHPDQGILLAQNDFFKWVDAAASENKDLIGFYY
- a CDS encoding trimeric intracellular cation channel family protein codes for the protein MDVATLQYLLGMVGTVAFAVTGVLAVTPRGIDLFGACVLGLITAIGGGTIRDLILGVPVFWAADLNYIWVALAASFVAFLTERLLTRKEIYRTMLYLDALGLSMFAIQAAQKVMWIEFGMPLAPILMGVLTAIGGGLLRDVLAGQPTLLMRRELYAIPVTCGCVLYVVGLSWLPAYPVEFGITCSLFILVLRSAAIYWDLHVPLWLTTQSREKDQDEEN